In the genome of Doryrhamphus excisus isolate RoL2022-K1 chromosome 11, RoL_Dexc_1.0, whole genome shotgun sequence, the window AGACAGAACTTGCTCAGGAAGTGAGTAAAACACATGCTCTATCCATCCAGGCGTCCCCCAGGAAAAAACTGGGCTCAGAGGCCAATGATGTGAGTGGAAATGAGTGGGAGAATGAGCCCACTGTTAGTCCCTCATGTCTTTTCCCATGGTCAGGCCCACAGACGAAGTGGAGGAATTGAAACATATGATAAGACTCAAAGGAACAACACAAATAGAAAGACGTCAAGTAACTAGCAGACCTTTTGTAAAACAAAGTCTGTTGTGAAGTTTCTCATGTGGGGAAAGCCCTGATAATACGATTTTGAAAATAAGTACACCCTCACATATCAGTCCTTGCCATAAAACCTTTGCTATATTCCTCACTGAGCGCTCTAAATTGTGAATGGCGTTATTATCCGACTAGTACTTGCCTATTATCCTGGATTAGTTGTTACTCAACTACAAACAACAAACGTATTTTAATGGTATTAACTATTTCTCTAACTGCTTTACATACTGTAAACATCCTTATTTACTATAACCAGTGCAGTGGAATCTTGGGTAGAGTACAGTTCGTGTTTTTCAGTCaatttacctttaccttataCCTTggtttgtgtatattttccagttagcgtacaatatagCGAGTGTCTTATTCTGctaatacactgtgtgagtccagCAGTGTATTTTATCATAGATTGTTAGCAGCCTATTGGACTGTCAGCAGAGGTTGACtatgtagttctttgctaattaGCACAGCAATGCCATAATTCTCAGAAatcttaacacaaaacacgtttttatttttttgcatgttttcctggCCCGCCCAATGTAAAAGAGTACTGAGAAacatatttatctgtactgtacagactgaacctgAAACTGTGGGCTACTGTGTGTGTACCTACTGATTATGGTGGTGAGTCTGGGGTTTCTAAGAATGATGTTTCCGGTTGTAGATCTAGACTGTTGAACTTGTGTGACCTGCTGTCACTGACCAGGAAAGCAGATGTGTGCAGGATGTCTGCATGAGTGACCACagaaaggaggaagaagaaagcGCGGACAAGAGCAGATGGCAAAGGAAGCATTTGAGTTTTATGAGTGTGAGCCCACAGGTGGTGACACCATTGGTTAGGTTGTGTGGCGCTATTTTatcacctttaaaaaaaactgattacCGATATCCAgcagttaaaatgtgaaaatgcaaTTTACtagaaagtcaaaaatatacTCACACATGCAGATGTGCACCTCATAATCCAACAGAAACAAATTTATAATCCCTCATTATCAAGCTGTTACTCGATTACCTGCAAGATAAAAATGATGCatggtaaaaaaagaaaatctccctcacacacaccgAGAAGACAGTGAATGAGAAGTAACTGGGTCATAATGGGATGATAATGTGAAGCTGGTACAATAGCCCCATTATCCCATATTTCTCTCTCCTGCATGCAATCATTGTCACACACCAGCAAGCAAATATTGTAGCTCCTCATTACCCAATCAGACTGGGAACATCCTCTTGCTGCCGGTGGAATGATTCTGCTGAAAGATGTACAAACAAGACGCTCAAATCCTTACAAGTGCCGCTGTCTTCCAGAGAATGAAAATATGTTCTGTTCCGATTGCATCTGGCTGCCAGGCCCATCCCTCTTTTCTTTCCTCGCCTATCATTTCCTATGCTATTGTTAAATCTAACCCATGCTGTCCTCAAGTGGCTCTTCATACATCTTCTAGatcaaaactttttttaatattcactaGACCTTTTTAATATTGCTTGTCTATAAATTGAATTAAGAAGCAGACGCTCTCATCTCAAATTTTGTCTTGTCAAAGTTGAAAAGTGCAGAGCTGGAAATTACAGCCATCACAGCCAagggatattttaaaaattcctAACGGGCTGGAATTTCAAGCGTGGCAGTAAGTGTTGGCGGACACGTCGTCAAAGCCAAAGTAATTGGTTCAGGCTGTCCTGGTCCCAGTGCTTACATGGTGCATCAGGCTGCTTTCGCTGCTAATAAAATAAGAGATGACAAAAACATGTCATGCCCTGCTACTGAAAAGTGAATGTTAACCACATCCATTGCAAAATGACATTACAAGCAACAGGCCATCTGCATGAcgcatttagttattttttttcccctttcatcCTCCACCATCTGTTGTAAGTTTCATGCTCAACTGGAATTTGTTTAAGCCTGGAATCTGGTGGAAGTTGTCCcctatattacatttaattgcTGCAATAAGAAGTAACTTTACCTTACAGGATCAATAAAGTGTATCATTACTTGGGTGACATGCAGGATTACTAAAATGAAGGCCCTGGAATGGGCATAATTAACTTGCTGCATCCATCCGATGGGCTATGTCATTGCAATTGAAGCTTTTTTTGTCtagtgtacatgtatgtataacCTGTTATGCCATCAATGGGCAATAGTGTGCATACACCAGTTATCACGTCTATTAAATTGTGCATTTGTCCATGTATATTCCAGATATTTAATGGGTAGCTTTTTATAGcacttcacaatgaagtgaacccATTGCTTATTCACTCCTCAGCCACACAATGGCAACATCTGTTAGTTAAAAAGTTTCAGATTGTGTGCCTCTTTCGGGACACTACATTATACTTACCTCTAGTGGTGGAACCCATCAATTACACgtcttaaaaaatacacaagggCTCTCCATTACATCGCAATACTGCCTGCCTCTTTACCAGTCTTGCTTTGGGTGTCCGTTGTGGCAATAAAACACGCGGAAGCTAATTAAAAAGCCGTTACGGTTTCTATTCAACGATTAAAGCCTCCTTTAGCATGAATGGCGTTGAAATGTAATGACGTCTAAGGGGTTGCTAAAACAAAATCTATACTGCCCCACAAGACCAGTACATGCTACACCACTTCCTGCTACATAGTTAGCCGGAAAGAGTGAGGAGTTCATATGCTAATACCAACTGCTACGTTAGCAGAGGACAATAGCCGGTCAGAATCACTCGCGACGTTCAGCTTAGCGAAATAAGCTTTATTTACAAAGACACAAAGGGAAACACAGGGAAAGTTGCTCTTTTTGTGCATTGTGGGTGGCCCTTAAAAGGGCCGTTGGGTTGCAAGTTTGTTAGCCATGCGGCTAGTACTCCTGAGATTGCGAGGAGGCCTTCTTTCCCGCCTTCCCGGTGGTCGCAGCAGCCTGGCCGGTCTTTTTGGGTAGAAGGACTGCCTGGATGTTGGGCAGGACGCCTCCCTGGGCGATGGTGACACCGCCAAGCAGTTTGTTCAGCTCCTCGTCGTTACGTACCGCCAGCTGGAGGTGGCGAGGGATGATCCGAGTCTTCTTGTTGTCCCGGGCAGCATTGCCAGCCAACTCGAGGATCTCAGCAGTGAGATACTCCAGCACGGCGGCCAGGTAGACTGGAGCGCCAGCGCCCACACGCTCAGCGTAATTACCTTTGCGGAGAAGACGATGAACTCGGCCAACTGGAAACTGCAGCCCGGCCCTGGAACTACGGGTCTTCGCCTTTGCGCGGGCCTTGGCACCGGTCTTTCCTCTTCCAGACATCTTAAAGATCCACTTGATCACGTAGACACGTTATACAACAATTGAAGAGTTGCAGCGTTCGGCTTTGAAACGCATCACGACCCGGATATAAAACCCCTGGATTGCCCCCGCCCTTTCATGTGATTGGCTTTTATGACGAGTTGGCTTTGTGTGATTTGCTTTGCAAAGCAAGGAGGAAAGAACGTCAGCTGTGATTggtagaatgtttttggaggtcgaccaatcacacacacaagaaaGGTGATTGGCTGTTATGTGTTTCCTCAATACTGTTATGGGGCCTATTGTGTGTATTCCCtccttttttcaattttttggcGCCCTTTGGGGAACTACAGTACAGTTTACGCTAttgttttgtttagatttttaaaagGTATACTAATAGTGATGAGAAGTTCGACAAATTTAGAGACTGACTTTCTCGGTTCCCTCAAAATAACCC includes:
- the LOC131138845 gene encoding histone H2AX; this translates as MSGRGKTGAKARAKAKTRSSRAGLQFPVGRVHRLLRKGNYAERVGAGAPVYLAAVLEYLTAEILELAGNAARDNKKTRIIPRHLQLAVRNDEELNKLLGGVTIAQGGVLPNIQAVLLPKKTGQAAATTGKAGKKASSQSQEY